In Streptomyces dangxiongensis, one DNA window encodes the following:
- the rdgB gene encoding RdgB/HAM1 family non-canonical purine NTP pyrophosphatase: MTRLILATRNAGKITELRAILAEAGLPHGLTGADAYPDIPDVRETGVTFAENALLKAHALARATGLPAVADDSGLCVDVLGGAPGIFSARWAGRHGDDRANLELLLAQLSDIADEHRGAHFACAAALALPDGTERVVEGRLRGVLRHAPAGTNGFGYDPILQPEDETRTCAELSPREKNAISHRGKAFRALVPVVRELVG; encoded by the coding sequence ATGACCCGCTTGATCCTCGCCACCCGCAACGCCGGAAAGATCACCGAGCTGAGGGCGATCCTCGCCGAGGCAGGCCTGCCGCACGGACTGACCGGCGCGGACGCCTACCCCGACATCCCCGACGTCAGGGAGACCGGCGTCACCTTCGCCGAGAACGCCCTGCTGAAGGCCCACGCCCTCGCGCGGGCCACCGGCCTGCCGGCCGTCGCCGACGACTCCGGCCTCTGCGTCGACGTCCTGGGCGGCGCGCCCGGCATCTTCTCCGCCCGCTGGGCGGGCCGGCACGGCGACGACCGCGCCAACCTGGAACTGCTCCTGGCCCAGCTATCCGACATCGCGGACGAACACCGCGGCGCCCACTTCGCGTGCGCCGCCGCCCTCGCCCTGCCGGACGGCACGGAGCGGGTGGTGGAGGGCCGGCTGCGGGGCGTCCTGCGGCACGCCCCCGCCGGCACGAACGGCTTCGGCTACGACCCGATCCTCCAGCCGGAGGACGAGACCCGGACGTGCGCCGAGCTGAGCCCGCGGGAGAAGAACGCGATCAGCCACCGGGGGAAGGCGTTCCGGGCGCTGGTGCCGGTGGTCCGGGAGCTGGTGGGCTGA
- the bcp gene encoding thioredoxin-dependent thiol peroxidase: MSERLQPGDVAPAFTLPDADGNDVSLSDHEGRKVIVYFYPAALTPGCTKQACDFTDNLQLLADAGYDVIGVSPDEPEKLAKFREKESLRITLLADPDKRVTEAYGAYGEKKNYGKTYLGVIRSTVIVDEQGKVERALYNVRATGHVAKIIKDLGI, translated from the coding sequence ATGAGCGAGCGACTCCAGCCCGGGGACGTTGCCCCCGCCTTCACCCTCCCCGACGCCGACGGCAACGACGTCTCCCTGTCGGACCACGAGGGCCGCAAGGTCATCGTCTACTTCTATCCGGCCGCCCTGACCCCCGGCTGCACCAAGCAGGCCTGCGACTTCACCGACAACCTCCAGCTCCTGGCCGACGCCGGCTACGACGTCATCGGCGTCTCCCCCGACGAGCCGGAGAAACTCGCGAAGTTCCGCGAGAAGGAGTCCCTGAGGATCACCCTGCTGGCCGACCCCGACAAGCGGGTCACCGAGGCCTACGGCGCCTACGGCGAGAAGAAGAACTACGGCAAGACGTACCTGGGGGTCATCCGCTCCACGGTGATCGTCGACGAGCAGGGCAAGGTCGAACGGGCCCTGTACAACGTCCGCGCGACGGGCCACGTAGCGAAGATCATCAAGGACCTGGGCATCTGA